The Hypanus sabinus isolate sHypSab1 chromosome 3, sHypSab1.hap1, whole genome shotgun sequence genome contains a region encoding:
- the LOC132390790 gene encoding general transcription factor II-I repeat domain-containing protein 2-like, protein MVDMTAHLNTLNTALQGKGRTALHMLEDVLAFERKLTVLARDLQKGTLSHFPNLREFKQGHDMIISEYLHSAIIAMQTSFGKRFCEFREEKNTLSFPVTPLSIDPSLLNTTALAGVSQPDLEMELADIADKDIWVSKFRRLTADLEDVARQKAVLAQKHKWSDIENLTDDSLRSCVKMKVTSYSPDVQTLCAEVQEQKSH, encoded by the coding sequence atggtagacatgacagcgcacctgaacacgctgaacacagctcttcaggggaaaggacgtacagccctgcacatgttggaggatgttttggcattcgagcgcaagttgacagtgcttgccagagatttacagaaaggcactttgtctcacttccccaatttgagagagttcaaacaaggtcacgacatgataatttcggagtatttacattctgcaatcatcgcaatgcaaacatcgtttgggaaacgcttctgtgagttcagagaggaaaaaaacacattatccttcccggtcactcccttaagcatcgatccttccctactgaatacgactgcattggcaggtgtgagtcaacctgatcttgagatggaactggccgacatagccgacaaagacatatgggtgtccaagtttagacgcttgacagcagaccttgaagatgttgcccgtcagaaggccgttcttgctcagaaacacaaatggagtgatattgaaaacctcacagatgacagcttgcgatcctgtgtaaagatgaaggtgacatcatacagccctgatgtgcagacgctgtgtgctgaggtccaggagcagaaatcccattaa